The Streptomyces achromogenes genome window below encodes:
- a CDS encoding SCO2524 family protein, with protein MQIKPRQHLLDMWQAVARHSFDGGEWSWGEWGGCSSVADAERLLCLLYPATEIQAFRLDTPDVTEPDVAKALKNVGDVGDIPARLVEILGDFMDRHRDENGPVFAGGHYFAPADPRQQLSAEQRKADVVDSYSMSVSLCLATLAFCQVYRAGTRRGSTLARIDRLREDAGVRLTAAMVGLLRSFTVDVVDIASDQGQALARLLGRGRLSDRQVLQRFQRRFTSLRAVITESLRLGLDADVRDQLRDERRLFECGWAWSVVKGAPEIDLAPETARAVGGQPQGVARPVPYLHFTVVALDGIIDLFSERTLVLGLLTAEQQKLSDALRLRWELTQQYWSAIARFDDDVWPLEDIPWRTTLQQLESEYFSLTVVSVLVHDRMRGPTSDHDLRRIIGVVERLAERGGITGGASRAAPAIGLHSPGVTMPLLGSESLGPAMTWTMNDFSTQLLKRTVQLCALSRDIPSVDRLHRLAETILDHVWARRIKEGEGVGLWDDVPAAHPPAPVRQGPLSWNLTERVTECMVAAHKLYDQPANPSVQLSQLARDTISEAAHLLGREQEEHPAPAPRSPQGEEIRSIEADLRRARQLVEVQPGTAFALVLGVLERLDSLARARGV; from the coding sequence GTGCAGATCAAGCCACGTCAGCATCTGCTGGACATGTGGCAGGCCGTCGCCCGGCACTCCTTCGACGGCGGGGAGTGGTCGTGGGGGGAGTGGGGCGGCTGTAGCAGTGTGGCCGACGCGGAGCGGCTGCTCTGCCTTCTCTACCCCGCCACCGAGATCCAGGCGTTCCGCCTCGACACCCCGGACGTCACGGAGCCGGATGTGGCGAAGGCACTGAAGAACGTGGGCGACGTCGGCGACATCCCCGCACGACTCGTCGAGATCCTCGGCGACTTCATGGACAGGCATCGCGACGAGAACGGGCCCGTCTTCGCCGGCGGCCACTACTTCGCCCCGGCCGATCCCCGACAGCAGCTGTCCGCGGAACAGCGGAAGGCGGACGTCGTCGACTCCTACTCCATGTCGGTGAGTCTGTGCCTGGCCACCCTCGCCTTCTGCCAGGTCTACCGGGCCGGGACCAGGAGGGGGTCCACGCTGGCCCGTATCGACCGGCTCAGGGAGGACGCCGGCGTGCGACTCACCGCCGCCATGGTGGGCCTGCTGCGCTCCTTCACCGTCGACGTCGTCGACATCGCCTCCGACCAGGGGCAGGCACTCGCCCGACTGCTCGGCCGGGGCCGACTCTCCGACCGTCAGGTCCTGCAGCGCTTCCAGCGCCGCTTCACCTCGCTGCGCGCGGTGATCACCGAGAGCCTCAGGCTCGGCCTCGACGCCGACGTCCGAGACCAACTACGCGACGAACGGCGTCTGTTCGAGTGCGGCTGGGCGTGGAGCGTGGTGAAAGGCGCACCCGAGATCGACCTGGCGCCGGAGACCGCCCGGGCCGTCGGCGGACAACCCCAGGGCGTCGCCCGCCCCGTGCCCTACCTCCACTTCACCGTCGTCGCCCTCGACGGCATCATCGACCTCTTCTCCGAACGCACCCTCGTCCTCGGCCTGCTCACCGCCGAACAGCAGAAACTGAGCGACGCCCTGCGGTTGCGGTGGGAACTCACCCAGCAGTACTGGTCCGCCATCGCCCGCTTCGACGACGACGTCTGGCCGCTGGAGGACATCCCCTGGCGCACCACGCTCCAGCAGTTGGAGTCGGAGTACTTCTCGCTCACCGTCGTCTCCGTCCTCGTTCACGACCGGATGCGCGGCCCCACCAGCGACCACGATCTCCGCCGCATCATCGGCGTCGTGGAACGCCTCGCCGAACGCGGCGGGATCACCGGCGGCGCCAGCCGGGCCGCCCCGGCGATCGGCCTGCACAGCCCCGGGGTCACCATGCCGCTGCTCGGCAGCGAATCCCTGGGGCCGGCCATGACGTGGACGATGAACGACTTCTCCACCCAGCTGCTCAAACGGACCGTCCAACTGTGTGCCCTGTCACGGGACATCCCCTCAGTGGACCGCCTGCACAGACTCGCCGAGACGATCCTCGACCACGTCTGGGCGCGTCGTATCAAGGAGGGTGAAGGCGTCGGCCTCTGGGACGACGTGCCGGCGGCCCATCCTCCGGCACCCGTTCGCCAGGGACCCTTGTCCTGGAACCTCACCGAGCGCGTCACCGAGTGCATGGTCGCCGCCCACAAGCTCTACGACCAGCCTGCGAACCCCAGCGTCCAGCTGTCCCAGCTGGCACGGGACACGATCAGCGAGGCGGCCCACCTCCTCGGCAGGGAACAGGAGGAACATCCCGCCCCCGCCCCCAGGAGCCCTCAGGGGGAGGAGATCAGGAGCATCGAGGCAGACCTCCGCCGGGCCCGCCAGTTGGTCGAGGTACAGCCCGGCACCGCCTTCGCGCTGGTACTCGGAGTCCTCGAGCGGCTCGACAGCCTCGCCCGCGCCCGGGGGGTGTGA
- a CDS encoding SCO2525 family SAM-dependent methyltransferase has translation MNAEAQWDAFDPVDYVRKNYRTVLPVDAEIMSIVRTHFSDHFRGFPGLRVRGVDVGAGANLYPTFTMLPWCDEITLLDRSTPNLHYLKQQFDRHDHGWDAFWRELCLDDAYAEMADGPWERFGEVARVEQGDIFALVDRPGQWQIGTMFFVAESLSSSYEEFYEGVECFLRSLTPGAPFAAAFMEHSEGYWVGETPFPACDVGESDIRESINGYAESLRIYRVGEPGEVRPGYTSMILACGFRRTGKS, from the coding sequence TTGAACGCGGAGGCGCAATGGGACGCCTTCGACCCCGTGGACTACGTCCGGAAGAACTATCGCACCGTGCTCCCGGTCGACGCGGAGATCATGTCGATCGTCCGCACCCACTTCAGTGATCATTTCCGCGGATTCCCGGGACTGCGGGTCCGGGGCGTGGATGTCGGCGCCGGCGCCAATCTCTATCCGACGTTCACGATGCTCCCCTGGTGTGACGAGATCACCTTGCTCGACCGGTCGACGCCGAACCTGCACTATCTGAAGCAGCAGTTCGACCGGCACGACCACGGCTGGGACGCCTTCTGGCGGGAGTTGTGCCTGGACGACGCCTATGCCGAGATGGCCGACGGGCCGTGGGAACGGTTCGGTGAGGTCGCCCGGGTCGAACAGGGCGACATCTTCGCGCTGGTCGACCGGCCGGGGCAGTGGCAGATCGGGACCATGTTCTTCGTTGCGGAATCCCTCTCCTCCTCCTACGAGGAGTTTTACGAGGGTGTCGAGTGTTTTTTGCGATCCCTCACCCCGGGCGCGCCCTTCGCGGCGGCGTTCATGGAACACTCCGAGGGCTACTGGGTGGGAGAAACCCCCTTTCCCGCGTGCGACGTCGGAGAATCCGACATCCGGGAGAGCATCAATGGGTACGCCGAGAGTCTGCGGATATACCGGGTCGGCGAGCCGGGGGAGGTGCGACCGGGTTACACGTCCATGATCCTTGCTTGCGGTTTCCGTCGAACGGGTAAATCCTGA
- a CDS encoding GNAT family N-acetyltransferase translates to MPATRPSLRVRTALEQDMSDIVLLDREVFPDLPYPYFVLRQLLDAFKEHMFVVHDGDRLCGYVLATPPSEGQSWILTLGVAPGMRHRGLGRQLMREALDRLRAEGARTARLGVRPENVTAIRLYISLGFAPDPGGPRSDYFGPGEDRLLMTLAL, encoded by the coding sequence ATGCCAGCGACTCGCCCGTCCCTACGGGTACGCACAGCCCTCGAGCAGGACATGTCCGACATCGTCCTACTGGACCGTGAGGTCTTTCCCGACCTGCCCTACCCCTACTTCGTCCTGCGCCAGCTCCTCGACGCCTTCAAGGAACACATGTTCGTGGTCCACGACGGCGACCGCCTGTGTGGATACGTGCTGGCCACACCGCCGAGCGAGGGGCAGAGCTGGATCCTGACCCTGGGCGTCGCACCCGGCATGCGCCATCGCGGGCTGGGCCGGCAGCTGATGAGGGAGGCGCTGGACCGTCTGCGGGCCGAAGGCGCGCGCACCGCCCGTCTCGGGGTGAGACCGGAGAACGTCACCGCCATCAGGCTCTACATCTCCCTGGGGTTCGCCCCCGACCCAGGCGGCCCCCGCTCCGACTACTTCGGCCCCGGCGAGGACCGGCTGCTCATGACGTTGGCTCTGTGA
- a CDS encoding protein-tyrosine phosphatase family protein, whose product MQKDTWAWSEDAPGVLALPSGRLIRGRGLRRPLDPAAPVPAYALYLLGRRPPVTSWESRWVRWPDFRLPADRADARAALTEAWRRAAGERVEIACAGGRGRTGTALACLAVLDGVPPKAAVDFVRHHYDRHAVETPWQRRYVRRFGALTEPTS is encoded by the coding sequence ATGCAGAAGGACACATGGGCCTGGAGTGAGGACGCCCCCGGAGTGCTCGCCCTGCCCTCCGGCCGGCTGATCCGGGGCCGCGGCCTGCGCCGCCCCCTCGACCCGGCGGCGCCCGTCCCCGCCTACGCCCTCTACCTCCTGGGCCGGCGCCCTCCGGTGACGTCCTGGGAGTCCCGCTGGGTCCGCTGGCCCGACTTCCGCCTCCCCGCCGACCGTGCGGACGCCCGCGCGGCCCTCACCGAGGCGTGGCGCCGGGCGGCCGGCGAACGCGTGGAGATCGCCTGCGCGGGCGGCCGCGGCCGCACCGGCACCGCCCTCGCCTGCCTGGCCGTCCTGGACGGCGTCCCCCCGAAGGCGGCGGTCGACTTCGTCCGCCACCACTACGACCGCCATGCGGTGGAAACGCCGTGGCAACGCCGCTACGTACGGCGGTTCGGCGCTCTCACAGAGCCAACGTCATGA